AAAATGTTAATTTATATTTAACTTTAAGGACTAAAATTTTGCTTGTGTCAAGTCTGGCTACACTGATTCGTGAAAGAAGTAGATAACCAGCAGCAGCACTTCGTCGCCATCGATGCATTTGGGGTTATGCAACTCGTTGGCATCGAAAAACATGGAATCGCCCTGTCGGAGTACATATTTGTTTTTCCCGACTGTATATTCCACTGAACCCTGCAGGACATATTTGAATTCGAATGCATTGGTCTTTACCATTGGCCTCTTCGCATCTTTTTCGAGCCTGAGGAGCACCACATCGATGTGATTATCTTTGAATTGCTTGCTGAAAATCCGGTGGTAGTAATATCCTTTTGCATTTTCCTTCGTGAAGGGCTGGTAATCTTCCTTCCTGCGTATCAGCACATTCTCGCCGGGTGTTTTTGAAATAATATCATTAAAAAAAACATTCAGATCGATGTCCAAAGCTTTGATCAGCCCAAGCATTACTGGCAGCGAAGGAATGGTGCGGCTATTTTCGATTTGGGAAACCAGGCTTTTGGTAACGCCCGCCTCGTCGGCGATTTCCTGAAGGGTGACTCCTTTGTTCTTTCTTGCCTCCTTTAATTTGTTGCTGATCTGCAAAAGAATGTCTTCCTGCATGCGGCTTTATAGTGAAATGAAACTGACTTAATCTCCACATAATGATACGACCTAAATTTTACTTACCATAAAAAAGATGTCTCCCGGCGCTTTGCCCCGGGAAATCATTGAGGCTATTCAGGCAGTAACCGGTCCGTGATCACGATACGGTTCCAGGCGTTGATCGTCACAATGGCCAGTATCACCAAACGGGTATAAGGCTCACCGAGCAAACTCATTGCATGATCATAAACCCTGTCACTTACGCCGTGCTCGGCTATTTGTGTTACTTCTTCGGTCAACTCGAGTATTGCCATTTCTTCTGCTGTGTAAAGCTGAGTTTCTCTCCACACACTCAAAAGATATATTTTCTCTTCACTCATCCCCATTTTTCGCGCTGCTTTGGCGTGCATATGAATACAATAAGCGCAGCCATTTATTTGCGACGCGCGTATTTTGATAAGCTTATAATGCATTTTGTCCAACATGCTTTCGGCCATAAAGTTTTCAAGATGGCGCACGGTGGCATGGGTGGCAGGATCGATTTTATTGGTTGGATTTCTGGTTTTCATCACACTTTCAGACTATTGAAACAAAATCAAAATTAATTTCAAACTCAATAGATAAAGCGATCCATTTCTCAATGTTTCAGGTAGTCCAGACCTTATTATTTAATCGCGCCATTTTTATTTTTTGAAACAAATTCCGGAAGCCTGGTATCCTGGTTTAAAATCAGGAGTCGACTAGCTATCAACCGATAACGAAACTATTTTTTGGGAATATTTCGTTATATTTAGGACATTTTGAAGCCTTTTATTTTCATTTCCTTCTCACAAACTAAGAATTCCGGACATGCACGACGCAATTAAAGTAGCTTGTTATTTCGTGAATCTGGGCATTGTCGACGACGTGCCGCTTACCAATATGAAACTGCAAAAGGTGCTTTACCTCGCCAACGGAATGCATCTGGCACTTACTGAAAAGCCATTGCTGTCTGACGACATTCAGGCGTGGCGATACGGACCTGTTATACCGTCTGTTTACAATACATTTAAAGGCTGGGCCGACAAGCCGATCACCGCCCCCCAACCGTCAGGCGACCTGAACCTGGACGCCAATACGCAATCAATCCTGCTCGACGTGTGGAACATCACGAAAAGTGTAGACGGCATTAAGCTCGCCAACTGGACACATTTGCCGGGTTCTCCATGGGACGAAGCGGTAAAACGTGCACTGAACACAACGATCAGCCCGGACCTGACAAAACAATATTTCAAAGAATCTTTTAATATCTCAACTCAGGAAGCTTAATCCGGCGCCGGAAAATCAGAGTTGTCGCCAGTAAAGAAAGCCCGCACCACGATGCCATCTACAAATATTGTCCAGCATGTAGCCGACGTCATTAACAGCCAGTCTGACATCCCGGACCAGATTACTGCTGACACGCAGGCTTTCGTATCCCGCGATCCAAAAAATACAGCGGGCTATGCGGAGGAAAAAAACCGGGCTGAGCTGGAAAGCTACCGGCAGGATACCAAGGAACGGAAAAAATATGCCGAACTAATTTTCTGGATGGTCGCGCTGTGGCTGGGCGGAATATTCCTGATTATATTAATGGTAGGATTCAGGACGATCAATATTCACACCACTTCCCTGATGCCTCCTTTTCAGGTCACTCGATCTGAATTTAATCTGGAATTTACGCTTTCCAACGAGGTGACGATAGCCCTGATCACAACAACAACCATCAACGTGGCCGCTTTTTTTCTGGCAGTTACCAAATACCTGTTTCCCAATCGCGGAAGGGGAAATGACTGATTTAGGGGGCACCGTCGGGATTCATAATAGAGAATACCCACGAAGAGCAGATACGCAAGCGTTGTTGGTGACAACACCAACTGCGGCTGGAAGGCAATGGCAATTGCGCAAATGTTGTTGGTGACAACACCAACAAGGGTGGAAACACTAACCGATGCTGGCCCTTGTTGGTGACAACACCAACAATGGCGGAAACACCAACAAGGGCCGGAAGGCCAAAATCAATTGCCCCGGACTTCAGTCCGGGGAGAACAAAAATCAATATCTTTTTAATCCGGGATCATAAAAGCTCTTCCAGGTTTCAATGGCTTCTTCCACTGTTTCCGGGGGTGATTGCAGATATGCTTTTACTTTCCCGAGGTTTTCGGAATTCGATTCCTTCACTGCGTATTTTACCAGATTAACCAGCAGGCCGTCGATTATACTGGTGCTAGCATGCGCATTTTTATCGTATTTCTTATACCATTCTTCATTCAGGAACACATATCCCGAATACCTGTACACGTCGGAAAAACCGAATGCATCGATCACGACCGGCTCGGTTGGTTGTTCCTTATCTAACTCTTTATCGCTGAAATTTTCTCGTCCGTCGCCCAGGAGGCCGATGAATCTGTAAGTTTTTACGGTCATTTATTTATAAAAAGATTGATTTGACAGTGAGGAAAATTATCATGCCGCAAACCTGGCGCTTTTGTTTGGTTAACTTTGCGGTTTAGCAACTATTTCCCGATGATACGCATTTCAACGCTTCCTCTGATCGAAAACCTCGAACAATTTTATGCAGCGAAACTCATTTTGCTGGTCGACGCATTGCTGGTGGGCGACGCCCCCCGCAGCATGAGGGAACATATCAAGAATCATTACGGCGGATTTATACACGACAAGAAAACTTACATCCCAATCACATTAACGGGTAACCCGGAAAGCCTGATCGCAAATGCCGGGAAGCCCATTCACTTCAAATTTGACCACGGCTTTGAGAATCATTATCAGTTCGACGGTAACATCGACGCGGCGATCTGGCATAAAAAGTTGTACGACATGTCTGCCTTTATCGGCGCCTCAGCTGTGAATTTCGAGCGGGAAGAAACATTCATTATAGAGCGATATATAACTGGGTTCCAACCATATATTGATCTCGACCCTGTTAAAAGCCTTTTAACACTTCCGAAATCAACCGCTTCCATAGGAACCCGGCCAATGCTTGGATTAAAGCCGGTTCGCAAATAGCATCACGTTACAATACGGCTTTCGCAATCGCCTTTCCCCAATATCGCCCTAAAACTGCGACTCCTTCCTCGTTGGGATGCAGATAGAAGACGCCTTGCTGTCCATTTTCCGGCTTAAATAGCTTTAAATGATTTTTTTTAAAGTATTTAAATGCTTTGGTATCACCTTTAAAGACAAGGCCCGGATTTGTATTGTCGTAATCTTTCACCATCGCATCAAGCTCGGGGATGTAGGTTTTTAGTCTTTCCAGCCCCTCTTCGAGATATTTTGAACGGTTGTAGGTATTGGTACTGTACCAAATCGGATGCTGCACTACTACTTTGCATCCGGGGTATTTCCCCAGCAATTCCGAGATGATAGTTTGCATATTTTTCCTGTAATCCTCCTTCGCAACGGGCGCGCCGTTTGGACCTTCGATCGCACTATCATTCGTGCCGAGCTTCATTGAAAAGATAAGCTGATGGTCTTTTTTTGCAAACAGGCTGTCGGCAGCCTTTGTAGCAAGTATGAAGTATTTCCCGCTTCCTGGAAGCCAGTCCACCGTCGTAGAGCCGCTTTTTCCGACATTGACAAATGCTACATCATCAACTCCCTTTTGCTCTTTGAGATAATTAACCGCGTGCGTTGGTGGCGGAAAACCGTTAGCGCCTCCTTTCCCCTGGGTAATACTGTTTCCAATAAATACGATGGAAAGCTTGTTTTGCCCGAAAGTCAGCTGGGCTAAAAGCAGGAATAGTATCAAAAACTTTGATCTCATTGCATATTCTGAAAGGTAATGTGAAGCATACAAGAACTCAAACACGAATTTCTACCCCAGAAACCGCCTTACGATCCAGATAATCAGGTTCAGCAGGCCGCTCAGGAGCAGCATCGTAGTTATTGGAAAGTAAAACTTGAAGTTTTCTCTTTCCACCCGAATATCCCCCGGAAGCCGGCCCAGCCAATGCAGTTTGTCACTCAGAAAATAGACGATGATACCGACTGCCACCACTGCGATGCCGATTAATATGATGTATTTGCCGGTAGCCTGTGACACTCTGTCTATTCGATTTTACCAAGAGCCAGCTCAATATGTGCGAAATGGTGGGTTACATGCCAGGCCGACATAGCCAATGCATGGCGCTGACTCAGCCAGATTTTTCTGAGGGGATGAAAATAAGCGATATCCAGCTGGTCGGCCGTAAGCGACTTTGCAAGATACAGGTACCTCTCGCCAATCTTCTCGAAAATGGCCAGTGAAGTATCGATCGGCATGTCTTTGGCTTCCACCGTTTCTGCCCAACCGTCCATATTAATAAGTGTTACCTCTTTATAATCGGGCTCGGTGAGTGCTTTTTTCATTCGAAAGAAGTGGAGCAAATGAATAT
This Dyadobacter sp. UC 10 DNA region includes the following protein-coding sequences:
- a CDS encoding helix-turn-helix domain-containing protein; its protein translation is MQEDILLQISNKLKEARKNKGVTLQEIADEAGVTKSLVSQIENSRTIPSLPVMLGLIKALDIDLNVFFNDIISKTPGENVLIRRKEDYQPFTKENAKGYYYHRIFSKQFKDNHIDVVLLRLEKDAKRPMVKTNAFEFKYVLQGSVEYTVGKNKYVLRQGDSMFFDANELHNPKCIDGDEVLLLVIYFFHESV
- a CDS encoding carboxymuconolactone decarboxylase family protein translates to MKTRNPTNKIDPATHATVRHLENFMAESMLDKMHYKLIKIRASQINGCAYCIHMHAKAARKMGMSEEKIYLLSVWRETQLYTAEEMAILELTEEVTQIAEHGVSDRVYDHAMSLLGEPYTRLVILAIVTINAWNRIVITDRLLPE
- a CDS encoding Panacea domain-containing protein, with protein sequence MHDAIKVACYFVNLGIVDDVPLTNMKLQKVLYLANGMHLALTEKPLLSDDIQAWRYGPVIPSVYNTFKGWADKPITAPQPSGDLNLDANTQSILLDVWNITKSVDGIKLANWTHLPGSPWDEAVKRALNTTISPDLTKQYFKESFNISTQEA
- a CDS encoding GDSL-type esterase/lipase family protein, producing MRSKFLILFLLLAQLTFGQNKLSIVFIGNSITQGKGGANGFPPPTHAVNYLKEQKGVDDVAFVNVGKSGSTTVDWLPGSGKYFILATKAADSLFAKKDHQLIFSMKLGTNDSAIEGPNGAPVAKEDYRKNMQTIISELLGKYPGCKVVVQHPIWYSTNTYNRSKYLEEGLERLKTYIPELDAMVKDYDNTNPGLVFKGDTKAFKYFKKNHLKLFKPENGQQGVFYLHPNEEGVAVLGRYWGKAIAKAVL
- a CDS encoding DUF2905 domain-containing protein; translation: MSQATGKYIILIGIAVVAVGIIVYFLSDKLHWLGRLPGDIRVERENFKFYFPITTMLLLSGLLNLIIWIVRRFLG
- a CDS encoding YfiT family bacillithiol transferase, producing MTDRKYPIGQFTWQERYTDEELANLISVIESAPADYRELVADLAESDLDKTYREGSWTVRQLVHHVADIHLLHFFRMKKALTEPDYKEVTLINMDGWAETVEAKDMPIDTSLAIFEKIGERYLYLAKSLTADQLDIAYFHPLRKIWLSQRHALAMSAWHVTHHFAHIELALGKIE